From Ptychodera flava strain L36383 chromosome 3 unlocalized genomic scaffold, AS_Pfla_20210202 Scaffold_26__1_contigs__length_13983176_pilon, whole genome shotgun sequence, one genomic window encodes:
- the LOC139126114 gene encoding uncharacterized protein — MDNEVSVSAISLHNEIAPMAGNAHRSGRHSLSKDAGDRGSTAAGPDSGNRTWKSQVQGFGNRTTTHGISYIVNASSHFSRTIWLVIFLAAMAALVAQVGLLIKQYFDRDVIVEIKLVTDEQLPFPTVTVCNTNMIRRSAVKDTVHRELLVFDSDLVRPYYVPCYDGDFQCADGKHCIKPFNQCDGTIHCPDNSDEQNCTYGFCGEEQFRCRSGSESGVCIPEDAECDKKFDCYEGEDEDDCECEGEEDFRCVVSNECIGQLSVCDGSFDCRDGSDESPSLCPPPLEILSRYRTTTGSHPVSLTSLAVDGDNDTCYRSDVSWGKHWQVKLDRRYTVYEVRITHHFVLSSTIPLEGAVIYVGPFAEYTQDTRCTQELSRALVATLTFTVRCDDPINGQFLTIAVDSGDDPTALTLCEVEVLGLDSLYANVALRKSASQSSQYRDGSAVKAVDGDHDPDYHHRSCMHTDFDYEPWWQVDLGESYVISDVIIANRNDCCSERILNAEVQVATRESFNNYTVCGDRISRKTAENTVIMVNCAPHVTGRYIRLQIKERSDYLHVCEVQVYGQVDVDNLPNVAKGKSAEQSSTVLSFTADRAVDGDIPEGNNQLTCAVTVVEKNPWWSVDLEKIYRVYRVALSFMDCCQEDLTSLVTRVGYWEINKGEVNALCGTIGDYNADKTQLAVNCNVPMLGKYVSVQHEGAAVSLTLCEVQVHAEEFKRDFSVQIWRERLYANFDKQNERVLVPSDAQQTETVTQVTIDACIEMCSTAKRYICKSFSYNSDSNTCLLSRENAADEGATLRHDKHFVYYQNLVLNKYIPPANASSCPDDMWRCGSGECLHKYSVCDVIKDCDDSSDEVNCTNHVDGNRNSEVSDIISRLKALFEDLTKNASVFEHFRDNVYVANGFDRVMGEDPPDWTRFKAFSRYADYSDVKPALKLSNAEIAALGHTKEGFIVQCAFAGHECDMSKILEFQDRDYGNCFSFNPGRSDNNDFLFATGPGPSLGLEMILFTEQSEYIALYGQDSGVRVTITPAGALVIPFIDGFTIKPGTITSAGLTFNVRTRTPKPYGDCLESFPVQGFNTDLKYSTRRGCQLQCFQNALVTHCSCSTRNSNNPGDTSRCLLLNRTQEVCRQLLGYIFFSGIYTCECPPPCTEFYYSKSLSQSLWPSDVYLKYLLKSLLRKNEKLKDINDMMSARSNLVKLEVYITDMNYESVNERPVYTWEDLLSDIGGTLGLYVGISVISVCEFIHFCLELCRSSFGQMKSIDPT; from the exons ATCAAATTGGTAACCGACGAGCAGCTGCCCTTCCCGACCGTCACGGTCTGTAACACGAACATGATCCGACGCTCGGCCGTCAAGGACACCGTCCACAGGGAGTTGCTGGTGTTTGACAGCGACCTCGTTCGTCCGTACTACG TGCCCTGTTACGATGGTGATTTTCAATGTGCTGACGgtaaacactgtatcaaacCGTTCAACCAATGTGATGGTACCATTCATTGTCCGGATAACAGCGACGAGCAAAACTGTACTTACG GATTCTGCGGAGAGGAACAGTTCCGATGCCGGAGTGGCAGCGAGTCCGGTGTCTGTATTCCGGAGGATGCCGAGTgcgacaagaaatttgactgttatgaagggGAGGATGAAGATGACTGTG AATGTGAAGGAGAAGAGGATTTCCGATGTGTCGTGTCTAATGAATGCATAGGACAGCTGTCTGTTTGTGACGGATCTTTCGATTGCCGGGACGGCAGTGACGAAAGTCCAAGTCTCTGCc CTCCGCCGTTAGAAATCCTGTCACGGTACCGAACGACCACGGGAAGTCACCCTGTCAGCCTGACGTCTTTGGCCGTCGATGGAGATAATGATACGTGCTACAGGTCAGACGTAAGCTGGGGCAAGCACTGGCAAGTGAAGCTAGACAGACGATATACCGTTTATGAAGTCAGGATAACGCACCATTTTGTGTTATCCAGCA CAATCCCACTAGAGGGCGCCGTAATATACGTCGGCCCGTTTGCTGAGTACACCCAGGATACCCGCTGCACACAGGAGCTATCCAGAGCCTTGGTTGCGACGCTCACCTTTACAGTCAGATGTGACGATCCGATCAACGGACAGTTTTTAACTATTGCCGTCGACAGCGGAGATGACCCGACTGCTTTGACACTTTGTGAGGTCGAGGTGCTCGGATTAG ATTCGCTATACGCAAATGTTGCATTGCGCAAGTCTGCGTCCCAGAGCAGTCAGTATCGCGATGGAAGTGCCGTCAAAGCCGTGGACGGCGACCATGACCCTGACTACCATCACCGCAGTTGTATGCACACCGACTTTGACTATGAACCCTGGTGGCAGGTCGACCTCGGGGAATCCTACGTCATTAGTGATGTCATAATCGCGAACAGGAATGATTGCTGCT CTGAAAGAATTCTGAATGCAGAGGTTCAAGTTGCCACAAGGGAATCTTTCAACAACTACACGGTATGTGGTGATAGAATCAGCAGAAAAACTGCCGAGAATACAGTCATCATGGTAAACTGCGCACCACATGTGACTGGTCGATACATCAGGCTGCAAATCAAAGAAAGGAGCGACTACTTGCACGTGTGCGAGGTTCAAGTTTACGGTCAGG TTGACGTCGATAACCTGCCAAACGTAGCCAAGGGGAAGAGTGCCGAGCAAAGCAGTACCGTCCTTAGTTTTACGGCAGATAGGGCGGTGGACGGCGATATACCCGAGGGGAACAACCAACTAACCTGCGCTGTGACCGTGGTGGAGAAGAACCCATGGTGGTCTGTTGATCTGGAAAAGATTTACCGAGTCTACAGGGTGGCCTTGTCCTTCATGGATTGTTGTC AGGAAGACCTGACGTCACTAGTCACACGCGTTGGATACTGGGAGATCAACAAGGGAGAGGTCAATGCCCTCTGTGGAACCATTGGGGATTACAATGCGGACAAAACACAACTGGCCGTCAACTGCAACGTTCCAATGCTTGGAAAGTATGTCAGCGTACAACATGAAGGCGCTGCTGTTTCTTTAACACTTTGCGAGGTCCAAGTCCACGCCGAAG AGTTCAAAAGGGACTTCAGTGTACAAATTTGGCGGGAAAGGCtctatgcaaattttgacaagCAGAACGAAAGAGTATTGGTGCCAAGTGACGCCCAACAGACAGAAACGGTAACCCAGGTAACGATCGACGCCTGCATTGAAATGTGTTCAACAGCAAAGCGGTACATCTGCAAGTCGTTCAGCTACAACAGCGATTCCAATACCTGTTTACTGAGCAGAGAAAATGCTGCCGACGAAGGGGCTACGTTACGTCACGATAAACACTTTGTTTACTATCAGAACCTTGTTCTGAACA AATACATACCACCTGCTAACGCTTCATCTTGTCCCGACGATATGTGGAGGTGTGGTTCTGGGGAGTGCCTTCACAAATACAGcgtctgtgacgtcatcaaGGACTGTGACGACTCCTCGGATGAGGTCAATTGTACCAACCACGTTGACG GAAACAGAAATTCTGAAGTAAGTGATATCATTTCGAGGCTGAAAGCTCTCTTTGAGGACCTTACGAAAAACGCCAGCGTCTTCGAACACTTCCGAGATAACGTGTACGTTGCCAACGGCTTCGACCGCGTCATGGGTGAGGATCCACCTGATTGGACGAGatttaaagcatttagtagaTATGCAGATTACTCGGACGTGAAACCAGCCCTGAAATTGAGCAATGCCGAGATAGCAGCGTTGGGTCACACGAAGGAAGGTTTTATCGTGCAGTGTGCTTTTGCTGGACATGAATGTGACATGAG caaaattttggaatttcaagaCAGAGATTATGGCAACTGTTTCTCATTTAATCCCGGAAGAAGTGACAATAACGACTTCCTGTTCGCCACGGGACCAGGGCCCTCTTTAG GTCTTGAAATGATCCTTTTTACCGAACAGAGTGAATACATCGCCCTCTACGGTCAAGACTCGGGTGTTCGAGTTACCATCACGCCAGCTGGTGCGTTGGTTATTCCGTTCATCGACGGTTTTACCATTAAACCCGGGACGATCACATCAGCTGGATTGACCTTT AACGTAAGAACAAGGACGCCCAAACCATACGGAGATTGCTTAGAAAGCTTTCCTGTCCAAGGTTTTAACACCGATTTGAAATACTCTACACGTCGG GGTTGTCAGTTGCAGTGCTTTCAGAATGCTTTGGTTACACACTGTTCATGCTCCACACGGAACTCCAATAATCCAGGCGATACTTCTCGGTGTCTCCTATTGAATAGAACTCAAG AAGTGTGCCGGCAATTGTTGGGGTACATCTTCTTCAGTGGGATTTATACCTGTGAATGCCCACCACCGTGCAC tgaattttaTTATTCGAAGTCATTGTCACAGTCGTTATGGCCATCAGATGTGTATTTG AAATATTTGCTTAAATCGCTCCTCCGGAAGAATGAGAAACTAAAAGATATCAATGACATGATGTCTGCCAG ATCCAACTTAGTTAAACTGGAAGTCTACATTACTGACATGAACTACGAATCTGTCAATGAGCGACCAGTGTATAcg TGGGAAGATTTACTGAGTGACATTGGTGGAACCCTTGGACTCTACGTTGGAATCTCCGTGATCTCAGTGTGTGAATTCATCCATTTCTGCCTAGAGCTTTGTCGATCATCGTTTGGTCAAAT